The Triticum urartu cultivar G1812 unplaced genomic scaffold, Tu2.1 TuUngrouped_contig_3171, whole genome shotgun sequence genome contains a region encoding:
- the LOC125527183 gene encoding cytochrome b-c1 complex subunit 7-like encodes MTSMLSAFSSWFVNPRRNPLARIHMLTISNRLKNYGLRYDDLYDPYFDLDIKEALCRLPREVVDARHQRLKRAMDLSMKHQYLPDDVRALQTPFKSYLSDMLALVKKEAAERKALGALPLYERTLP; translated from the exons ATGACGTCGATGCTGTCCGCGTTCTCGTCGTGGTTCGTGAACCCGCGCCGCAACCCGCTGGCCCGCATCCACATGCTCACCATCTCCAACCGCCTCAAGAACTACG GCCTGAGGTACGACGACCTGTATGACCCCTACTTCGATCTGGACATCAAGGAGGCGCTCTGCAGGCTGCCCCGGGAGGTGGTCGACGCCCGCCACCAGCGTCTCAAGCGCGCCATGGACCTCTCCATGAAGCACCAGTACCTCCCCGACGACGTCCGG GCACTACAGACACCATTCAAAAGCTATTTGAGCGACATGCTGGCTCTG GTGAAAAAGGAGGCAGCAGAGCGTAAAGCACTGGGAGCCCTTCCTCTCTACGAGAGAACCCTTCCTTGA
- the LOC125527185 gene encoding uncharacterized protein LOC125527185, translating to MGWLRSLFSPLRKIIVRAHSARKYRRGMRILYKDVKSCEDEDVHVLWSILVDSHRHPAMVKLKL from the exons ATGGGGTGGCTCCGCTCCCTCTTCTCCcccctgaggaagatcattgtccGCGCACATTCGGCGCGCAAATACC GGAGGGGGATGAGGATCCTGTACAAGGACGTCAAGTCCTGCGAGGACGAAGATGTGCACGTCCTGTGGTCCATCCTGGTCGACTCGCACCGCCACCCGGCCATGGTGAAGCTGAAGCTCTAG